The genome window ttttaaattttttctttttgtggaagtttaaatgaatcaaatgtTTGAGGTAACTTTATCACTTTCTTGATAAAGGTATATGATTATATGGTAACTACTGATAGGGAATTAGGGATTATACCTTAGttgtatgtttatatatgtgATCGGTATTTGTACCGGAGATTGTGAGGTTCGTTTCTCAAGCATATCCGACCATTTTTATATTGTATGACCTGAACTTGGTTAGGAAGTAGGCTCGCCCAGGATAACTAAACACATTTTTCACCTAGAATAGGCTTCCGGACTGGTCGGGAAATTAAAGACGGTTCCCTAGCACATGACCCTATTACTAAAAGAGAAGCACAACTCGATCGCATTGTTCGATCACATCATGTTTATGCCGGTGCCAGGAATCTCAACCCGCATGGAACTATTACGACCGTCGTTTTCATGACTGGTGTGTGGAGGATACGTGGCCACCATCCGAGGCACTTGGCATGTATCCTCCCAGACTCCTATATAAAGCACATCAAATGCTTGAAAGGGAGATTTTTAAACTCTAGACAATATATGACTTAAGCTCGGAAACATCTGACCTCACATTCAACTACCCGATCGAGACTATACACTTATGACCGAATATAAGATACCTGCACGTATTTGTCACATCAGTAgcactaataattttaattaattttcctaACAACTGTATTTTTAGCAAATATATTTATTGcaattattttctcaaaatttaattGACGCGAAAGTTACTAACAGTCTCAAACCATTTGAACTGTAGGTAATTAATCTGGTTGTTAATAAGGTCAAATGACTCTTTACTCTTATTAGTCTTAATAACTATATTATATGAAAAAGAATTTTGTGGCATGACTATTAAGTAAAAGTCAAACTCCATAAGCACGGTTTGAATTGAATCATACTTTCTCTAAACCTCTGTCATATTTTATGTGTCCAATTCATgagatttaaataaatttatttagaatttattttcttataatattaaatttattattagtttataaaatttatatgcttataaactaaatcaaaagtttttttaattttttaagtataaataagaaaatattaaagaaaatgagtaaataaaaaaatagtttaaccaataaattatacttataataggtaaaatgagacaaattaaatgattaaaaTCATACTAGTAAGGATGCctattatttttctctctctctcacacacaaacacacatatataattacttTTCAAAGTATgtatattgaattattaatttaacTCTCAAGATACAACTCAACtaacaaattcaaaataaattaataattttactttaatCATGCATTTTAGGGATGAAATGTTATAATTATGTTGTTAACTTTAAcgttttattttatgaattgctattaattagtaaaacatatttatttcatttttggatttttagATTATTGATGAAAAGGTGAGGGGCAAAATTAACATAAAGCCGAGTTGGAAGGGGTATGATTGAAAAACAATACTGACATGGGTGCAAACTTTaatataaaaagtaaacaaTGTAATGATGCCCCAAAAGCTGCGGCTTTGGAAAGGGAAAACTGGAAAAGTATATTTGGGATCCAATCATGCTTCACTTCTTTTCATGTCTCTCCTATAATCTTTgtctttttgtttcttcttttcttttccattttttttctttcttttttatcaaaaacaatttgtgaaaattttaatgagttaattccatcattctacttttagttcattttttaaaaaatatctcattttaatcctagtattattatgacatgactatttttgatcatttatcaataaaattgtttaaattctcataaatacaaggacatttcaatcttcaaataggaattttttcaaaaaagtaaaaataaaaatacaacgGCTCAACccattttattaaacaaaagaTCAAAATGCACTTATGTTTAACgtcattttaacgattttgttgacaatggaccaaaaatggtcatgctataataatattatgaccCAATAtggatattttaataaaaaaataaattaaaagtggactaccacctataaatttaggaccaaaaatgaaattaactcaaatttTAATTGTGAAATTAGAGTAAGGTAATTGTAAATACAAATCAAAACTTTTTAGGCAAATTCTAAAATGGGGAGAAAGCACTTTACCTACTATGGTAAATAAAAacgtataattatatattttgtaataaataactataatttgacggtgacatttttataaaaagaataataatttatttacgtaaaaattatttagaagaaaattaattactttcatatttaatttaaaattttcttgtgGTAAATTCAcggtctttctctgtccgtttaacggtctaGGTCCACTCCTGACCCAGAGGGAAtcaaacccgggttctcccgaaattcttccccacatagagagctcatttgccacttgagttACCCCATtaggtttaaaaaaatttctagtATTAGGTTTAAAATAATATCACCATGTCATTGCATAGGTAAAACTctagttatttattaaaattgcaatCACCTATTTCTATTTAGGGTGAGTCTCACGTGAAACTATTTTATGGATCTTTATGACTATCTATGAGGCgggtaaaattaaaatgaaaatgtaatacttaggTTGGagaatgtaataataattattaataaattatctGTTACTTATaacgaaaaatgtaatatttttaaatcaaaatgtaatatttaggcgttgaagagttacttatgagaaaaagtgtaatatCAATTATAGATAAATTGATTGACTGATACTAATAAGATAATGTGTAATACATAtcaagaattttaaaataaaatgtaatacttttaaatcaaaatataatattattagggGTGAAGAGTAGTTATGagaaaaattatactccgtaatacttataaagaaaagtaTAATTCTTATGAAAAATTCAGATGTAttagttaattctattttttattcgtGGCAGCAGTAGATTTTTAATACATTTCTTATAATGTTACTATGCTTAGTCAACATTATAGGATTTTTCATACATTGTATTACCTAGCTgttttatttgaatataatttatgtaaaaGAAATGAAGTCAAATGTAttagttaattctattttttattcgtGGCAGCAGTagatttttagtcttttttttttaaattaaaatatgcacatttgatcttaaaattattgtggcatgatcatttttttgtCCTACGTcaataaaattgttgaaataacaataaatacaatcgacaattagattttttttttaacaaattaaaatgggtggtcgatatatatatatatatatatatatgcttatgaTCCTATGAGAACACGTAGAAAACTAAGAACGAATCTCAgctttatatatgtaaaaattgGACGGATCATatcagatttttaaaaaatgcgaTATTATTTTCGCAATTATCGTGAAAttcaatttgtaaatttgaacacttaaatatgtaatatctaacaactaaatatgtaaGTCTTGAAAATTTctaaaaatcaatgaaaaaaaattaaattttaaatctaaaccatAAATGTTTGACCCtaagtagtaaaaagtgaaGAAACTCAGctataaactttaaaatcaaAACCACCACTTCTAAATTtttatagggaaaatgacacttttttcccctatgttatgtgcttataacactttttccccctgtgttattaaagtggcagttctcccccctcaattattttaaaagtgatagtTTTCTCTcttataatgttaaattgacaattttgcccttaaaaataactatttcatttatttttattttccaaccaattatattactaatatgtatggaagatcacgcttcgatacgaacctaatcgaacactgtagcaattgaacttaaatagtatagacggttacgattacgattcagaaccgaaaaaataaaataaaatagttgttgaatttagactatttttaaataagaaataaaattataagaattaagTTTTGAGTTTGcgtcaaaaaaaaatattataaaaataaataaataagttttgattggcggttcaaaatcaaaattagaaCTGAACcttaccgatttatcaaaataagtgtttgatcattttcactatatatgactgtggttaagttccggttcatggttcaacaattatttaattttattttttcggttctgaatcgtaatcaGAACCgttcatactatttcggtatgattgctacagtgtttggttaggttcgaaccaaatcgtgatcatccatacatataagtagtaatttgttggagaagaaaaatgattgaaataattatttttaaaggtaacaatgtcaatttaatatttcagggggaaaaactgccactttaataacacatgggggaaaagtgctatatgcacataacatagagggaaaaagtgtcattttcccattTTTATAAGTGCAAACATTTAAGATTAAATGTgtaatatattaatactaaaatgtTCAAATCCAAAAAATTCTAAGCATAGATCTTAGTGTTCAGATCAGCATACTaaaggtaataataataatgaaaatgccgcaacatttttttttttttttttgtaaactttGATATGGTCCATCTGATTTTATTTCAGATGCAAAACtaagatttaatattatttttgatcTAAGCAACTCTTTCTATATGAGTcgtttatatgtatatataaaattgaaaagtatgaTGAGTTGATTAAGATGAAATTAGTAAAAAACGATGGTGTAATTATTGGATGCATGGGTGTAGATGATCCACCTTTATAAGCATTATTACAGGAAGGGATGATTTCTTTGTTTCGTCTGTTTGGACGGTGAAAAGATAAAAGAGAGATTCAAATGACTATCtaatcatcatatcatatccttCCTTCCTCCCTCGCCTCTCCCCCTCCTTGCCTGCAATTCATCccacttttctctctcttcccccTGGCCCACTCACCCCTACGCCCCACGTGAACTCCGCCTGCCATTTCTGTCATCTATCTCTCCTCAtcttcaatcttcattcttggcTTTACCTATGATTGATTATGAATTGAAGAACCAagacatctttttttttttttttgtttctacaATACACATGCACCACAATTCACatcattaatttttcattttacaattttaatttgttttttcttctcttatttcttctttttccttggATCTTAATGATCACGATGAGGTGGTGCAATTCCAGTCCTCCGGCGAGTACCAATGGAGAATCGGAGCTTGCTCGTCGGAGAACAGACTACTGCACGAGTCGTCGTCGCCGCCTCCGAAGAAATTATGCTCCTCGATCTTCACCAACTGCGGCTGatacgccgccgccgccgccttccCGCAAACATCGCCGAGAATGGCGGCCGCCGCCGCCTTTGGATTCTCCGAGAATTGGAAACAGTTGATTGACGGCGGCGAGGAGAAAGAGGAGGAAGAGGCGTTTGATATCATCAAGATGGCGCCGGTAGAGGCGGCGTTGGGGCTGTTATCCTCGTTCAGGATGGCGCTGGAGTCGCTGTCCGATGAACCGTCTTTGAAGTCGGCGAAAAGTGAGGCGGTCACTAAACCGCCTCCGCCATTAAAATCCTCGAGGTTGAGCTCTGTTTCGTCTTCTTGTCTCAGTAGTAGAGAATTGGTGTTGTTGTCGCTCTCCGACTCCACCGCCTCTTCCTTCACCGTAACTTTGCTCTCTCCATTTTCTCCCTCCAGCTTCGCCTTCAGCTCGCCGATCTGAAAAATCAACAACACCACCGTTAAATCGTGCAAATCACACATGCACACAGGGAATTTTGAAACTATAAATATACACTATAGAACAACTAATCCGCTATTGTAAAGAACTTTTCGCAACTGTTGTACAACAGCTCTTATGTTACTTTTCCCTACTGTTATACAACAATTGTCTATGCTCCTATGTTACTGCTAATCTGTGTTACTGTTGTAAATGACTTTTTGCAACTCAACAGTCTCGTTCTAATCCGCTAGTGTTGTAAAGGACTTTTCGACTGTTATACAACAGcctttattttatgtattagtGATGTGTACTACATACCTCTTTGAGGAGGGCTTCATTGTCATGTTGGAGagcttcaaacttatgtttgaGGGAATCGTAGTTGTTTTTGAGGACACCATAGTCTCTCTCCAACTGCTTCGTCTTCCACCGTGCACGGCGGTTCTGGAACCAAACAGCCACCTG of Ipomoea triloba cultivar NCNSP0323 chromosome 3, ASM357664v1 contains these proteins:
- the LOC116013410 gene encoding homeobox-leucine zipper protein ATHB-6-like, producing MKRSLDSSDSLGALMSICPTTTDEPSHVYSREFQTMLEGLEEEESGGGGAMTEKKRRLSVEQVKALEKNFEVENKLEPERKVKLAQELGLQPRQVAVWFQNRRARWKTKQLERDYGVLKNNYDSLKHKFEALQHDNEALLKEIGELKAKLEGENGESKVTVKEEAVESESDNNTNSLLLRQEDETELNLEDFNGGGGLVTASLFADFKDGSSDSDSSAILNEDNSPNAASTGAILMISNASSSSFSSPPSINCFQFSENPKAAAAAILGDVCGKAAAAAYQPQLVKIEEHNFFGGGDDDSCSSLFSDEQAPILHWYSPEDWNCTTSS